From the Methanoculleus caldifontis genome, the window AGAGCAGGACGGCGATGACGCTGCCGGTGACGACGCTCCCCCGCGTCCTGATGCCGACATACCCGTTCAGGCTCCGGGAGAACCCGGTGCACCGGCCGGCAAGATCGGTGCCGCCGATGCCGGGTAAGGTGCGAAGCCTCTGCGGGAGCCCGGCAAACTCAAACAGCATGAAGACCGTGACGGTGATGGTCACCAGGACGTCGATCGCGAGTTCCGTGAGCCCCGCGACGACCGCCTCGACGGAGGGGAGGAGAGACGCGTCGCCGGACGCCCCCGGGATCTGCCCTCCGAGGTCGGGGCCCGTGCCGCCGAGGAGCGCCAGCTGCTCCTGCAGGAGCTCCTGGTAGGCCGGGAGGGCCTGTTCGATCTGGAGGAGCGAGATGCCGAGGACGGCGATCAGGAGCAGGCTCGCTCCGGCGATGAGCCCGACGAGGGCGAGGACCGCCATCCATCGCCGGAATCCTCGCCGCTCCAGCCAGCGGACGGCCGGAGAGGCGACGACGGAGATGACGAGGGCCGCGAGGACCGGGTTTGCAAGCGGGGCGGCAACGTGCATCCCGGCGACCAGGATGGCGCCGATGACGAGGACGCGGGCGAGCGAGGCGAGCGTGGACGAGGAGGGCTGCATTTCAGTCGTGCGCGGGTGTAATCCGGCCCCCTCCTTTCAGGACTCCGCCGGTCCGCCCGAACCTCTTCCCCGCCGGCATATCCTTTGCTTCACGCGCGGGCTCACCGGTACGCCGCGCCTGCCGTAACGTCATCACGGGAAGAGGTCTGGTCCTCGTATATAAGCGTACCCGGTCTCCGGGTGGCGGCCTCTACCGGGCGCCGCCCCGTGCGGCGGAGTCGGCCGCGGCGTCCTCCTCACCGTCGGGGCGGGGGAAGACCGCCCTGTTCAGCCTGCCGCGGACGAACTTCCGTATCCGGGGGAAGCCCTGCTCCCACCGGGCCCGGAGGATGGGGACGGTGTAGGGGAGGTGGTGCGGGAGGACTGCCGTCCCCATCACCGCCTTCTCGACGAGCGGCCGCTCGCGGCCGATGATGACGGTTTCTCTCCGGGCGACGGCGTCCAGGAACTCCTCCACGGTTTCGGCCTCGGCGCAGGTGACGACCCCGCCGAGTTCGTGGAGGAGGTGGCCGTCGGTCCCCCCGGTCCGGCCGAGGCGGTGGGCGGCGGCGAGCCCGGCGGCCTTCAGGTTGTGGGACCGGGCCATCCCGCCGCAGATCACCTCGAGGGCGTCGAGGCGGGAGAAGACCTCCTGGCCGATGCATCTGCCCGCGACGCACCGCTCGACCCCCCGGTTCAGGAACGCATACCCGCAGGGGTGCGCCTCGGCGGCGATGCAGGCGTAGCCCTCGCGGCGATCGAGTATCTCCTCGGTGTCGAGACGAATTGCCGTGAACGGACCCTCTCCACGGTTCTTCTCGACGTGGCGGCGGTAGAAGTCGACGAGATCGGCGGCCGAGTAGAAGTAGAGGAGGAGGTGCGGACCGTCGCTGGCGCTGACCTCGATCCCGGGGATGAGGGAGACGTTGCTCTTGTGCCGGCCCGCCTCGACGACGCCGCTCGTCTGGTTGTGGTCGGTGATCGCAAGCCCGATCCCCCGCCGGGCCGCGAGCTTCAGAGCGTCCCGGACGGAGGTGACGGAGTCGGAGTGGCGGGTGTGGAAGTGGAGGTCCGCCGGGAGCAGCCCGAGACGCCGGATCTCCTCTGCTCGGGGCTTCTCAAATATGATATCCTTGTGATAACGCATGGGATCGCTGTCTGTTCGATCACCGGTTGGTTGCCGGGGATAAAAAGGGTTGCCGGTTCCCCGCAGATCAGGCCGCGACGGCAGTTATACCGCCTCCGCTGCCTCCCCCGTCGGTATCGGCTCTCGCAGCCAGTCGAGGGCCGCTTCCAGGTGGTCGTCGGAGAAGAAGCGGACGTCGATCCCGGTAAACCCGACGAAGAGACCGGGCAGGCGGTGCATCCACTCCTCCCACTTCTCGCCGCCGGTGATGGCGATCCTGTCGACCTGCCCGATCCCGTACCACCGCTTGAGGGCCTCCCAGTGCCCGCGGGGTTTCCAGCCGTGGAAGTCCACGACCGAGAAGATGACCCGGACGATGGGGTGGTTCCTTGCCGCCGCCTCAAGCGCCGGGATCAGCCTCGCGGCGTAGTCCTCGTCCGTCATCTCGCCGTCGAACCGGAACCCGACGACATTCTCCGCACCTGTCTCCATCTGCTCGAGCATGGCGCCCCCCTTCCGGCGCGCACCGGAAAAAGGTTTTGGCCGTCACCCGGCGGAGGCCGCCGGGCCCGGGCTCCTCCTCCTCGCCCCCCGTTTACGGGGTAGGCGGCGGGACTGCCGCCGTTGCCGTCGTCCCGGCACCGAAGGCGCCGCGGAGGTTCGCCTCCTCCGCATCCGAGAGCGAGGTCCGGATGACGCGGCCGCCGTAGTCCTTGATGGCGGCGACCACCTTGTCCGGCGTCATCTTCTTGACGAGCAGGAAGACCGCGGAGTTGCCCGGCCCGACGCTCTCCGCGACCTCCTTGATGAATTTATCATCGATGCCGTAGTCGGAGAAGCGTCCCGCGAGCGCCCCGGCGATCGCGCCGATGGCAAGTCCGAAGATGGGGGCAAAGAAGATCAGGCCGATGAGAAGCCCCCAGAAGGCGCCGGAGAGCGCCCCCATGCCGGCGAGGTTGGTCGCCTGCTTGATCTCGGTCTTCCCGTCCCGGTGGTGGACGACGACCACGAGGTCCTCGAGTTCGATCGTGTGCTCCTTTGTCAGGTCGATCAGCCGGTCCCTGACCCGGAACGCGGTATCCTCGCCATCATAGGCGATGGCAATCAGATCACTCATAACTCCTCCCGCACATAAATGCGGCCGAAGATATCTTCCGGGATATATATCCTCTGCGGTCGGTCCGGGAATGGTCGGGTGTTATCCCCTTCGCTCCCCGGAGCCCATCAGTTCCCCCATCCAATGGGTCTCCTCCCAGCTCTCGAGGAAGAGTTTCACCGCGATCGTCAGGGGTATGGCGAGGAAGACCCCGACCGCCCCGAAGACGAAGCCCCAGAAGACGATGGAGAAGAGGACGACGAACGGCGAGAGGTCGAGTTCCCTCCCGGCCATCCGGGGGAGGAAGAGGTTCTCGGCGGCGGCGTCTATGAGGGCGATCGCGGCGATGACGGCCACTGCTCCCGCCGGTCCGTACTCGATGAGGGCGAGGAGCGTGGGCGGGATCGCGGCGGTGAGGAGACCGACGTAGGGGACGTAACTCAGGACGAAGGCGATGAATCCCCAGAGCACCGCGAAGTCGACCCCGAGGAGGGCGAGGAAGAGCCCGGTCCCGACGCCGGTGATCAGGTTCACCTTGGTCCTGACCAGCACGTAGTCGATGAGGAGCCGGCCCGACTGGGATAAGTGCTGGAAAGGAGAACTCTCCGGCCCCAGGCGCCGGGCGAGCACGGCCGCGAGCCGCGGAGCTTCGATGAGGAGGAAGGCGATCGCGATGAAGACGATGACGGCGTCGAAGGCGACGGATCCGAGCTGCTGGGCGAGCCCGGCAATCTGCTGGATCACGTATCCGCGGTCGACATAGTCCCATACGCTGATGCTCGCAGGGTCGATGCCGTACCCGGCGAGCATGGCGACCTGCGCCTCCAGCGCCTTCTCGTACTGCGGCAGAGAGAGAATAAACCCGGTGAGGGCCGCCGCGAGGAAGGCAACCGTCCCGGCGAGGAGCGCGGCGAGGCCGGCGACCACCGCTCCGGCGGCCAGGATCCGCGGCATCCCGCGGCGGGTCAGCCATGTCATGACGGGCGCGGTGATCATGGCGAAGAAGACGGCGACGAGGAACGGGCCGAGGATCGGGGTTGCGGTCCGGACCCCCGCGAGCACGATGACGACCGCGGCCCCGACGATCGCGATCCGGGCAGGGGGAGAGAGGTTCCTGGCCATATCTACAGGGATGGTTTGGGCGCCCGACGAGATAGAGTTTTTCCGGACAGGTTCAGCCCCTCTCCCGGGCCAGGGCCTCCCCGGCCCGGATCGCCTCCCGAAGCGACTCCCCGATGACCGGCGTCGCGACGAAGACGTTCTCCCGGCCGACGGCGGCGGCGGTCCCGGTCTCTTCGAGACCCGCAAGGAGCTTCGGGTCGACTTCGGCGAGGACGAGCCGGCTGCCGTGGGCGCCGACCTGCCGGGCGTAGCGCTCCAGCATCCGGAAGAGCCCGCTCCCGGCCTCGACCCTCCCCCGGAGGGCGAGGACGACGACGGCGCCTTCGACCCCTTCGGGGGAGGGGAGCGAGCGTTCGATCGCCCGGAGGGTGGCGAAGTAGACGCTGCCGGAGACCGAGAGGACGGTGAGCCGGCCTGCCGTGAGCCGGCCCGGCGGGGGCTCTTCGCGGAACATCCCCTCCCCGACCGGGACGAGGCGGACGACGGAGGCCTCGCGGGTGGAGGTGACCAGGTAGATGCCGAGCGAGAGGAAGACGCCGACGTAGATGCTGTACTGGAGCGGGAGGACCTGGGTGGAGACGAAGGTGGCGAGCATCGCCCAGCGTCCGGGGCGGGAGTACCTGCAGATGCAGGTGATCTCCCTCGGCCGGTACATGAGTTCGGCCCCGATGAGGATCAGGATGCCGGCGAGGGCCGGGAGCGGGATCTGTTCCGCGAGCGGTCCCGCAACGATGATGATCGCCCCGACGATGGCCCCGGAGATGAGGTTCGCCGCCCGGGTCTCTGCCCCCGCGCCGACGTTCAATGCCGTCGCCGCGAGCGAGCCGGCCGAGGGTGCGCACTGGAGGAAACTGCAGACGATGTTCGTCACGCCCTGCCCGGAGAAGTCGCGGTTCACATCGGCGATGGTCCCGTCGCGTTCCGGGATCGCCTCCGTGACCCCGACGGCCATCACGAGCCCGATGATGGCGAGGGCGAGCGCGGGGACGAGGAGACCGGGCGCGAGAGCGATATCCGGGATGACGGGGAGAGGGAGGCCGGCAGGGACGGCGCTGATATCGCCGACGAGCGCGACCTCCGGCAGGGCGGCCTGAACGAGGGGGGCGGCGATGATGAGCGGGAGGAGAAGGGCGACGGGGCGGAGGCGCGGCACCCGCCGGAAGGCGACGACGAGGCCGATGGTGAGGAGGCCGATGCCGAGCGCTTCGGGCTGGACCCCTTCCGTGTGGGTGAGGAGGTCCACTACCGCGAGGATCTGGACCGGGTTTCTCGGGAGGTCGTAGCCGGTGAGGTTGCCGAGCTGGCCGACGATGATCAGGAGCGCCGCCCCGACGATGAACCCGGTCAGGACGGCGTTCGATATGAACCGGGTCAGGCTGCCGGCCCGGACGAGCCCGAAGCCGAGCTGGAAGAGCCCGACGAGGAGGGTGAGGACGAAGAGGGTGGCCGGGACGTCGGCCTGCGGCACCGGGGCGAGGACGGAGAAGAGGGAGACCGCGAGGACGTTTGAGAGCATCACCTTGAGATAGGAGGAGCCGGTGAGGAACGCCGCGAACGCCGTCGCGAACGCGGCGGTGTAGAGGCCGTAGATGGGGTCGATCCCGGCGACGAGGGCGAACCCCATCCCCTGCGGGATCCCGACGAGGGCGGTCGTCGCGCCGGCGGCGAGGTCGGCGGGAAGGCTCCTCCTCCACTGCGGTGTGCCGGCGGGCATGCCCCGGAAGGGGGCGGGGCGCGGGATATAGTTACCCCTGCCCGGTGAGGACCGCCTGCTCGCTCTTCCCGGCGCGGAGCTGAACGACAAGGAGTTCATAGGCGGAGACGAGGAGTGCGGCAAAGAGCGGGCCGAGGATAACTCCGATGATCCCGAAGAGGGCGAGGCCCCCGAAGAGGCCGATCATCATCAGGACGGGGTGGATCGCCATCCGCCTCCCCATCATCTTCGGCCGGAAGTAGAAGTCGGCGGACCCGGAGATCAGGGGGTAGCCGACGGCGAGCATCACGACCGCGCCTGATGTGTCCCCCTGGGCGAGGGCGTAGAGGGCCAGGAAGATGATCAGGATCTGCGGCCCGAGGAACGGAATGAGCTGGAAGATGCCCATCAGGACGGCGAGGACCAGGACCTGACCGTAGCCCCAGAAGACGAAGAAGGGAACGGCGATGAGGAAGGTGATGAGGGCCACCTGGACGTTGACGATGTAGACGGCGTAGAGGGTGTCGACGGTCTTGCCCGAGAGGCTGTTCACCGAGGCAGCGAGTTGTTCGGGGAGGACGGACCGGAGTTCCTGTGCCACGTGGTCGCCTGAGAGGACGAAGAGGTAGAGGGCGAGGAAGAAGATGAAGGCTTTCAGGAGGATCATGGGGAGGCTCATCGCGATGCTCGCGAGGTAGGCCTCGAAGATATTGACGACGGCCTGGAGGGTCTCGGCCACCGCGTCAGGGGTGAGGATGCCGGCGTCGGGGAGCGCCTCGACCCAGCCGATGATGATGTTTGCCATGTTGAAGATGTAGCCGGCGTTGGTGTAGACGATCGCCGCCGTCAGGACGATCAGTCCCGATATGGAGGCGAAGGCGAGGAGCGTGATGATGGCGGCGGCGATGCGGTCGGAGGATCTGCAGGCCAGGCGCTGCTTGAACGGGATGAGGACGACGGCGAGGGAGAGCGCGAGCACGATGGCGTCGAGGAGCGGCCAGAAGGCGATGAGGATCCCGGCGAAGATGAGGAGGGCGAGGATCAGCGTCAGGAGACCGGTGTCGGAGTATCTGGTGGTCACTATCTCCCGTATGTGGATCTGGCATATGAGCCCTTCGTAACGCATCCTGTCGTTTTTGATTGAGTTTTAGAGGATACTGCGGTTGGATTTGCAGGGAGTGAATCCTGTGCGGGAGCACCGTATCGGGAGAGATCGCTGCCTGCAGGGCCGGCCCGATCCCGGTTGTCCGGGCGGGGGATCCGGCAGCAAACTTTAACCCCCCTGTCCCCATAGCCCTGAGTGGATGCGCGTTTCGGCTGCAAGCGATGGGCGGGGTGATGCAGATGGGTGACGAGCAGAATGCGGAGACAGTGGGAAGACTCTTTGAGGCGTTCGGGCGCGGGGATATCCCGGGCGCCATGGAGTTCTTTGCCGAGGATGTCGATTTTCGATCGCCGGTGACACGTATTCATCATCAGGCGCTCACGTGGGCGCGTCCCCGCCACGGGCGCGAGGAGGTGAGACGGTTCTTCGGAGAGATGGCTGCAGAGGTGAGGCCGGAGCCGTTCGAAGTTCTGACGCTCGTCGCCCGGGACGATATGGTTGCCGTGGAAGGGCGAAACAGGGGGACCGTCAACGCAACGGGGGTGCAGTTCGTCCATGACTGGGCGATGTTCTTCTCGTTCCGGGACGGCAGGATCGTACGGTGTTATCACTACTATGACACGGCAGATCTCCTTGCGGCGTTTTGAGGCGCCGGGAGCCGTGTGCCCCGGCCGCAACTCCCCCGGGAGGGAGGGGTTCAGCCACCGGGGATCTCTTCGAAGGTGATGTAACGGTCCCCGTTGCTGAGGATGACGGGGTGGAAGCGGACGGTCTTCTCCTCGCCGTTCTTACACCGCGCCCGGCCGGTCTCCGGCGTTGTCCTGCCGGCATCCCGGGGGGCAACCGTCTCTCCCCGGCAGTCCGAATCGGGAAATGCCCGGGTGAACCATTCCCCGCCTGCTGCAACATCGTCCTCTGTATACCCGAAGAGTTCGGTGAACTGCCGGTTGACGAAGAAGGCCCGATCGCCCTCTCCGACGATTGCGGCGGGGATGGGGGTGAGGTCGAAGACTTCGCGGAACCGCTCTTCGCTCTCCTGCAGGACCTCCTCCGTCCTCTTGCGGTCGGTGATGTCCCGAAGGATCCCCTCCCGGAAGAGGGGTGCGCCGTCTGGATCACAGGTTATCACGAACCGGTCGGAGAGCCACCGGTATCTGCCGTCCCCGCACAGGAACCGGTAATCGACCGTCCCTTCCTTCTCTCTCAACGAGGTGCCTATCTTATCGGTCAGTACCCGTTCAAGATCTTCGGGGTGGACGCGCCTGAGGATCGCGTCCACGTTCAGGCCCAGGATCTCCTCTACGGGGTAGCCGGTGATCTGCTCGATTGCGGGGCTGAAGTAGTCGAAACGGCCTGACCGGAGATCCCGCCGGTATAAGGCGTCGGTGGAGTTGTCGAGGATCGATCTGAACCGCGCCTCGCTCTCCCGCAGGGCCGCTTCAGCCCTCTTCCATGCCGTTGTGTTGAACCCGATGTGAGCGAGGCGGTTCACGCTGCCGTCCTTCTCGATGATGGGGATGAGATGGTGCTCGTAGTCAAGTTCCCGGCGCGTATCTTCCCAGATCACCGCCTGCTTCTCCCGAACCGCTCTCTCCAGGTATCTCGCCCGGATCTCGGCGATCTCGGGAGGCAGGTAGGCGGCTATGTTCCTGCCCACGTAATCCTCGAGACGCACGCCGAGCCTCCTCGGGGCCACTTCATTGCTCACGAGCACGGTCCCCTCGCTGTCGATGAGGTGCGCCGGCTGCGAGAGGGCAAACATGAACGCGTGGAGGTTGTCTTCGCTCTTCTTAAGCGCCTCCATCATCCGGTGCCGGTCGGTGATGTCTTCGAGGACGACGGTAAGGCCTCTCTTGCCGTCTTCAAAGGTCGTCGGGATCACCTGGAGGTGGAAGAAGAGGTCCCCGCCGTCGTGCGGGTGCCGGAGGTCGGTGACGACCTGCTCTTTATCCATGCCTTCCATCACGGCCATGGCCTCCGGGGCGGAGACGACCGGCAGGTCTGCGGCCGCCAGGGTCAGGCCTATGAGATCGTCCTTCTCACGCCGGGCGAGTTTGCAGTACCGGTCGTTGATCTGGACAATCTTCCCGGTGCTGTCGAGGACCAGGATCAGGTTTCTGGTGAAGCAGAGGAACGCCGAGAGCGGCACCCGCCGGGCCCGGTAATAGACTTTGGCCGTGCCGAACTCCCGCAGTTCAACCTGGCCGTTTGCCCGGAGGAGTTCCAGCTGTCGGGCTGCCGTGTTGCGGTTGATCCCGGCCTCGCGGGCGATCTCGGCGATGGCCATCCCTTTGGGGCGGGACCTGAGAACGTTGAGGACGCGGGCGGCGGTATCCTGCTCCTGCTGCATGATGAGTGTTCAACTGGGGACATTGTGATATACTTTTGCAGGGGGGGAAGAGTGGGGAGGCGACTTATACCGGAGGGCGCAGAACCCGGGACGGGCGGGTTCATAATACGGTTGTTGCAGGGATCCTGGGGCGCCGGCAGGAGGGAGCTCGTGCCCGGGGATATGCCGGTTCTCATTTTCCAGAAGGGCGGTTTGTAGCCGGCCTGCTATCACCGTCCGGGAGCAGTTGATCCACGGACTTGTTGCCTGCCGTATGCCGGGATCTGCAGTGCCTGATGAAAATCTCCAGGACCTCCCTTCTCCTGTTGGGAATCGTCATCGATCAATTTATTGACCGGTAGGGGCAATTGAGCGTCTGGACACCTGCATGTATAATCCTGTGCAGTGGCTCATGGAGGTGACTGCCGATGGAAGCGAAGACGCTTGATGAGATCAGGGTTCGGGGGTTCGAGGCACTGGTGAAGAGCCTCGGGCCTGCCGATGCGATACGGTTCATCCGGAGTTACTCCCACGGAAGCGGAGACTATACCCGGGAGCGCAAGGCCTGGCTCGAGCAGGACCTCTATGCGGTCGTTGCAGGGATCCTGGAGCGCCGGAAGAAGGAGACCCGGGCCTGACGGGTGCGCCTGCACTGGTCTTCCGACACATAACCTGCTTTTTTCCCGGACCGATCTGTCTCCCGACGGAGAACCGCGGTCTTGATCACGAGTGGGCCTGTCGCGCCCATGTCCGGTGCGACTCCTCCGTTCTCTGATGGGCATCGTTCCGATCCGGGATTGTCCGGCCGCATATGAGGGGCCGGCATGGCTGTATCGGACTCTCCGGCTCCCTTGAGTTGGCGGATTTCGCCTACTCCCGATCTCCCGGTCAGGGCGATAACGGCATATTTATCCTACCTTGCACGAGACAGAACCCTGCTCGCGGAAAAGAGGGCTCTCACCGGTCCAGTGGCTCTATCTTGTGTTCAGTCCCCCCGCAGTTGGTATCCTGCGGAATTCCAGCCCCTCCGTTAACGCGTTATCAAGAATGGGATTATGATGAGTTCAGAGCAAACGGCGTTTCGGGCGATCGTTACTGTGGCCCTTCTGGCCGCGCTGGTCGTTGCACCGGCCGCGGCACAGAGGACCGTTAGCACCGGCAACACCATCTATGTAGGTGAAGAAGACCTCAACGTCACTGCAGTATTTCCAGGCACTACCAGCGGATACCTGGTTCACTTCAGCAGTCCCACCGACAGGACTGTTGTGGGAGCACCTATCAGCGTCGTTGCCACCTCGAGCTTCGACCTGACTGCAACTGCAGTCGGACAGAATACGGGTATCTGGTATGCTTTTGCCACTCCCGACTACACGGGCGCTCCCATTGGAGACGTTCTCGTCCAGACCCCCTCGACGAACCTCCGCGTTCTCCTGGGGAGCACCGGCACCACGTCCGTCGACGGCCAGAGCATAACCCGGTCGAGCGCTATCCGGTTCCGGGTTGACCACAACCTTGCAGGCCTGGGCACCGGCACGAACGACCCCAATTACAACACGATTGAGGTCCGGCTGACCACGCCCGGCGGCGGTACGGTCACAACCTTCGGTGGCGAGAGCCTCAGACTGCAACTTACCGGCCAGTGGACCGAGACCAACCCGATCAACCTGACCGGCGCCATGGTCGGCACGTACACCGCCAGAGGTGTCTGGCCCACCGCAGCCGGCCTCGGCACGGAGTACAACACCAACGCCGTGACATTCCAGGTCTCCTCCGGAGCGGTCGGCATCACCTCGAACAAGGACACTGTTGTTCGTGGCAACTCGTTCACCGTGACCATCACCGGCGAATCCGGGCAGGACTACTTCCTGACCCTCCAGAACCCCGGTGAGCAGCCCCCGACGTTCCGCGCGAATCAGGTCGGCGTGACCCCGAACACGGCTACCAACGCGACCGTCAGGACCACGGCAGCCGGGACCCGGTCTGTCGAACTGACCTCCACCAGGGCTACCAGAGAGGCAAGCTACACCCTCCGCGTTACCGACCCGCGTGACCCGAGCAGGTACGACGAGGTCCGCGTGAGGGTCGAGACCGGCACGGTCACCGTCACCGCCTCCGGCACCGGCGTCTACTATATCGGCGAAGAGATCACCTTCTCCGGAACCAATACCGACAGCGACACCGTTTACCTCTTCATGACCGGTCCGAACCTCGGCACCCGGGGTGTTCATCTCCTCGGTACCCTGAACCCGGTCGTCAACGGCTCTGCTGCCAGTTTCGTCAACGTGGACGTTGAGGCTGACGACACCTGGTCCTACCGGTGGGTCACCCACGGAGTCACCAGGTTACTTGACTCCGGCGGCTACACGATTTATGCGGTCTCCGCCCCCCACGATAAGGACAACCTCGCTAATGTCGCGTATGCCGCCCGCATTATCCAGCTCCGGCCCGGCTTCGTCACCGCGACCATGAGCAGTACGATTGTTGCGAAGGGCGACGACGTGACGATCACCGGTACCGCACAGGGCAACCCGGCCAACGTCCGCATCTGGGTCTTCGGTCCGTACTACTACGGCGGCGCTAACGGAGCGTTAGGGGTCCAGACCGTCAGTGTCGAGTCCGACGGCAGCTTCAAGTACAACGTTCTCAACACCGAGAACCTCGTTGCCGGACAGTATTTCGTCGTCGTCCAGCACCCGATGGGCACGAGCTTCGAGGTTGCACAGGGTGACGTTAACGCCAGACAGAATGCCAGCAGCATCTACCGTGCTGATCAGACCGGCGCGACGAGCGTCTTCGTTGCGAACCTCGTGACCCTCCAGGCCTCTGAGGCAGCAAACACGCTGATCAACGCCCTTGACTCTCCCTACGCCAACGACGCCTACACCAAGCTCACCTTCTTCCTCCTCTCCGGTGACGACCCCGCCCCGCCCTCCGGCGACAACCTCACCCTCTCGGCGGGCTGGAACTTCGTCTCGATCCCCCGGCCCCTCGCGGCCGGCAACGACACCGCGGCGATCTTTGCCGGCGTCGACGCTGACGGCCACTCGGCCCTCCGCTACGATACCGCTAACAGGAGCTGGACGGCCCTTCAGAAGACCGACCGACTTGCCCCCCTCGAGGGGTTCTGGGTCTACTCGGCCGCGCCCGTGACAGTCCCCCTCACCTTCTCGACCGACTCCCTCCTCCCGCCTGCAGAGCGCACCCTCGCTCCGGGCTGGAACGCCGTCGGGATCACCGGGACAGCCCCGGCGACGGCGAGGGACGCCCTCTACTCGGTCAACGCACAGTGGACGACCCTGATCGGCTACGACGCCGGGAAGCAGGCCTTCGAGACCGGGATCGTCAACGGCGGGAGCGGGGCATACGCCGATACCCGATCGGTCCATCCCGGCCGGGGCTACTGGCTCTACATGACCGGGCCGGGCACCCTCTGCGCCATAGGAGCGTGATGCGGGTGAGACAGATCCTCGTTCTGCTCCTCCTCCTCGCCCTCGCGGCGCCCGCGTCCGCCATCCCGGCCCTCCCCGCGGAGTTCTCGGGCACGGTCACGATCGACGGGAGCCCGGCGCCGGCCGGGACCGCCATCACCGCCCGGATCGGCGACCGCGACTGCGGCTCGCTCACCCTCGTCGCCGCCGGGGCCTTCGGCGGAGAAGGCATCTATGATAACCGCCTGATCGTCAACGGAGAGGACAGCGATGCCGGGAAGACGATCATCTTCCTCGTCGGCGGCATTGCCGCCGGCTCGGCCGTCTACACCCCGGGTACCTCGACCACGATCGCTCTCGCAGCGACGGGGGGCACGGCACCCGGCGGCTCTTCCGGGTCGTCGTCAGGCGGCAGCGGCGGTTCGGGCAGCGGCCCGTCCACCACCCCGTCCGCCACCCCGTCCGCCACTCCTACGCCGACGGCAACGGTGACGGAGCCTGCTGGGACCGACACCCCCGACGCCGGTGAAGAGGGCGCGGTCCGGCAGGAGACCCCGGCCCTCGCGGCGACGACGACCGTCCCCCTCGCCGATCCCACTCTGACCTTCGGGCCCGTGGTCTCTGCGGTCGCGGTGCAGCAGGCCGGGCTGCCGTTCTCGTGGCTCGCGGGACTTGCGGCCCTCGCCGGGGCGGCCTGTCTTGCCCGTACGCGGAAGGGTTGACAACCCCTCGCGTCCGGGGTAAAGGGAGCGCCGGTGCCGGAGAGTATAAGTGGATAGGCGCAGGATCACAGAGTAACGATGCATCCTCTCACCCGGATCCGGCTGAATCTCCGCACCATCCGGGAACGCTACGGTGTGGCCCGTATCGGCATCTTCGGGTCCGTGGCGCGGAACGAGGCCACCGCGGCAAGCGACATCGATATCCTGGTGGAGTTTCGGGAGGGGGAAGAGACTTTCGATGCCCCGCGCCTGGCGGCGCTCGAGCTCCTGCCCGTAGGAGCGTCGCCTTTCGCACCTGGCGGTGCTCACGCTCACTTCGTTCACGCTTCACACCTGCGGTGTTCGAACTCCGTTCCTGACGGAACGTCGTCCTTCGAAGCCTGATGGCTTCTCAAACTCGCTTCGCTCACGCTTCGAAGCCTGATGGCTTCTCAAACTCGCTTCGCTCACGCTTCGAAGCCTGATGGCTTCTCAAACTCGCTTCGCTCACGCTTCGAAGCCTGATGGCTTCTCAAACTCGCTTCGCTCACGCTTCGAAGCCTGATGGCTTCTCAAACTCGCTTCGC encodes:
- a CDS encoding AI-2E family transporter, translated to MTTRYSDTGLLTLILALLIFAGILIAFWPLLDAIVLALSLAVVLIPFKQRLACRSSDRIAAAIITLLAFASISGLIVLTAAIVYTNAGYIFNMANIIIGWVEALPDAGILTPDAVAETLQAVVNIFEAYLASIAMSLPMILLKAFIFFLALYLFVLSGDHVAQELRSVLPEQLAASVNSLSGKTVDTLYAVYIVNVQVALITFLIAVPFFVFWGYGQVLVLAVLMGIFQLIPFLGPQILIIFLALYALAQGDTSGAVVMLAVGYPLISGSADFYFRPKMMGRRMAIHPVLMMIGLFGGLALFGIIGVILGPLFAALLVSAYELLVVQLRAGKSEQAVLTGQG
- a CDS encoding nuclear transport factor 2 family protein, producing MGDEQNAETVGRLFEAFGRGDIPGAMEFFAEDVDFRSPVTRIHHQALTWARPRHGREEVRRFFGEMAAEVRPEPFEVLTLVARDDMVAVEGRNRGTVNATGVQFVHDWAMFFSFRDGRIVRCYHYYDTADLLAAF
- a CDS encoding PAS domain S-box protein — its product is MQQEQDTAARVLNVLRSRPKGMAIAEIAREAGINRNTAARQLELLRANGQVELREFGTAKVYYRARRVPLSAFLCFTRNLILVLDSTGKIVQINDRYCKLARREKDDLIGLTLAAADLPVVSAPEAMAVMEGMDKEQVVTDLRHPHDGGDLFFHLQVIPTTFEDGKRGLTVVLEDITDRHRMMEALKKSEDNLHAFMFALSQPAHLIDSEGTVLVSNEVAPRRLGVRLEDYVGRNIAAYLPPEIAEIRARYLERAVREKQAVIWEDTRRELDYEHHLIPIIEKDGSVNRLAHIGFNTTAWKRAEAALRESEARFRSILDNSTDALYRRDLRSGRFDYFSPAIEQITGYPVEEILGLNVDAILRRVHPEDLERVLTDKIGTSLREKEGTVDYRFLCGDGRYRWLSDRFVITCDPDGAPLFREGILRDITDRKRTEEVLQESEERFREVFDLTPIPAAIVGEGDRAFFVNRQFTELFGYTEDDVAAGGEWFTRAFPDSDCRGETVAPRDAGRTTPETGRARCKNGEEKTVRFHPVILSNGDRYITFEEIPGG
- a CDS encoding DUF3821 domain-containing protein — its product is MSSEQTAFRAIVTVALLAALVVAPAAAQRTVSTGNTIYVGEEDLNVTAVFPGTTSGYLVHFSSPTDRTVVGAPISVVATSSFDLTATAVGQNTGIWYAFATPDYTGAPIGDVLVQTPSTNLRVLLGSTGTTSVDGQSITRSSAIRFRVDHNLAGLGTGTNDPNYNTIEVRLTTPGGGTVTTFGGESLRLQLTGQWTETNPINLTGAMVGTYTARGVWPTAAGLGTEYNTNAVTFQVSSGAVGITSNKDTVVRGNSFTVTITGESGQDYFLTLQNPGEQPPTFRANQVGVTPNTATNATVRTTAAGTRSVELTSTRATREASYTLRVTDPRDPSRYDEVRVRVETGTVTVTASGTGVYYIGEEITFSGTNTDSDTVYLFMTGPNLGTRGVHLLGTLNPVVNGSAASFVNVDVEADDTWSYRWVTHGVTRLLDSGGYTIYAVSAPHDKDNLANVAYAARIIQLRPGFVTATMSSTIVAKGDDVTITGTAQGNPANVRIWVFGPYYYGGANGALGVQTVSVESDGSFKYNVLNTENLVAGQYFVVVQHPMGTSFEVAQGDVNARQNASSIYRADQTGATSVFVANLVTLQASEAANTLINALDSPYANDAYTKLTFFLLSGDDPAPPSGDNLTLSAGWNFVSIPRPLAAGNDTAAIFAGVDADGHSALRYDTANRSWTALQKTDRLAPLEGFWVYSAAPVTVPLTFSTDSLLPPAERTLAPGWNAVGITGTAPATARDALYSVNAQWTTLIGYDAGKQAFETGIVNGGSGAYADTRSVHPGRGYWLYMTGPGTLCAIGA
- a CDS encoding nucleotidyltransferase family protein, whose translation is MHPLTRIRLNLRTIRERYGVARIGIFGSVARNEATAASDIDILVEFREGEETFDAPRLAALELLPVGASPFAPGGAHAHFVHASHLRCSNSVPDGTSSFEA